A single region of the Anaerolineales bacterium genome encodes:
- a CDS encoding heme exporter protein CcmB, with product MIRAAWQIAAKDLRAEFRTRSLITAMSLFGVLTTMVFYYTFEARPDARRAAIPAVLWVTVVFASTVGIGRSLAQEADKGTLDGLLLSPIPRPALYFGKLITAWLFTGVVAAVVSLALLFLFNANLFHLGWWVMILIGTLGFAAVGTLLGSMAIYARTRETTLPIIVLPIALPVIIAAVNASSAIVEGLPFSSWASWAIMLASLDGLFLLAAYGLFAYIVEE from the coding sequence ATGATTCGCGCCGCTTGGCAGATTGCCGCGAAAGACCTTCGGGCAGAGTTCCGCACTCGCAGCCTGATCACAGCCATGTCGCTGTTTGGTGTCTTGACAACGATGGTATTTTATTACACCTTTGAGGCACGCCCCGACGCCCGCCGTGCAGCAATCCCCGCCGTGTTATGGGTGACGGTGGTCTTTGCCAGCACGGTGGGGATTGGGCGCAGTTTAGCCCAAGAAGCCGATAAAGGGACGTTGGATGGGTTGCTGCTCTCGCCCATTCCCCGTCCGGCACTTTATTTTGGGAAGTTGATCACCGCCTGGCTGTTCACCGGCGTCGTCGCCGCTGTCGTTTCCTTGGCGCTCTTGTTCCTGTTCAATGCGAATCTCTTTCACCTCGGCTGGTGGGTGATGATCCTCATTGGCACACTCGGTTTTGCCGCGGTGGGGACACTGCTTGGCAGTATGGCGATTTATGCTCGCACCCGTGAGACGACACTGCCGATCATCGTCCTGCCCATCGCCCTGCCAGTAATCATCGCCGCGGTAAACGCTTCCAGCGCCATAGTTGAGGGGCTTCCCTTCAGTAGTTGGGCGTCGTGGGCGATCATGTTGGCGTCCCTTGATGGGCTTTTTTTACTGGCGGCTTATGGGCTGTTTGCTTATATTGTTGAAGAATGA
- a CDS encoding ABC transporter ATP-binding protein, with the protein MTKTFGWQRALREVTFTVGRGACLALLGANGSGKTTLMRILAGLSRPTSGKATVGGWAIPQEAAHVRPNIGFIGHQTLLYDDLTALENLLFYATLYGVPRSDAERRAADLLGRVGLGRRATDRAGTFSRGMGQRLALARALMHDPAVLLFDEPYTGLDPSGAAFLDTLIAEWRGAGKTILLTLHDLTRAAALCEGALILKSGRLVAEVAAGGMMTLPARFAEVTG; encoded by the coding sequence TTGACAAAAACGTTTGGCTGGCAGCGGGCGCTTCGTGAGGTCACCTTCACTGTTGGGCGTGGGGCGTGCCTTGCTCTCCTCGGCGCTAACGGGTCGGGAAAAACGACACTCATGCGCATCCTTGCTGGACTCTCCCGCCCTACCTCGGGAAAAGCGACGGTGGGCGGGTGGGCAATCCCGCAGGAAGCGGCGCATGTTCGCCCCAATATTGGGTTTATCGGGCATCAAACCCTTCTCTATGACGATCTCACTGCCCTTGAAAACCTTCTGTTTTATGCCACGCTATACGGTGTTCCTCGCTCGGATGCCGAACGCCGTGCGGCTGACCTCTTGGGGCGGGTGGGGTTGGGGCGACGGGCGACGGATCGTGCCGGAACATTCAGCCGAGGAATGGGGCAGCGTCTTGCCCTTGCCCGTGCGCTGATGCACGATCCCGCCGTGCTGCTCTTTGACGAACCGTATACCGGACTCGATCCCAGTGGGGCGGCATTCCTCGACACCTTGATTGCGGAATGGCGAGGGGCGGGCAAGACGATTCTTCTCACCCTGCATGATCTGACGCGGGCGGCAGCCCTTTGTGAAGGGGCGTTGATCCTAAAAAGTGGGCGTCTTGTGGCAGAAGTAGCCGCCGGGGGCATGATGACCCTTCCCGCACGCTTTGCCGAGGTAACAGGATGA
- a CDS encoding GAF domain-containing sensor histidine kinase gives MRPLENDHAAGLHAAAFLFPLLSFLGLFVAQRILGQITGQIVQGAGQAVLTVTDAANGEAARELLTAAIFAAGGGLCIGVGFTHFGLPIVLIGFGFFIVSAVLGIRGYRTVQRHNARTLAIEAAQRDRSAAIAEMAAAIGATLDYQTILEAAVNAGVMALREGIEHSRLVGMVLRKETDAKLHVAFSRRLTVHDQRFVVAGKAGVLYEAMQRAEPIIVNNGIDDPELGYYVAFQECNSILVIPLRVNYQPYGLLVYGSPEYNAFSRDHVALISAIGTQASIALQNAELFQNLREEKEKIITADEEARKKLARDLHDGPTQTVSAIAMRVSYARQMFDRDPSVVRTELDKIEEIARRMTDEIRHMLFTLRPLILETQGLAAALEQLRGKLRETHGLDLAVAVQPNLVELVPGHIQGTLFYIVEEALNNARKHAQARHHVVRLYRKDNYLVTEIEDDGAGFDVGAVMGGYSERNKMSLGMLNMHERAELIDSTLKIESALGRGTRITIVTPLPEQRPPNRPNNSGRNATARVS, from the coding sequence GTGCGCCCACTCGAAAACGATCACGCCGCAGGTCTACACGCTGCGGCGTTTTTGTTTCCGCTGCTTAGTTTTTTGGGGTTATTTGTGGCACAACGTATTCTGGGGCAGATCACAGGGCAGATTGTGCAGGGCGCGGGACAGGCTGTTTTGACTGTGACCGACGCTGCCAACGGAGAAGCCGCCCGCGAATTACTAACTGCGGCGATTTTCGCAGCGGGTGGGGGACTGTGTATTGGGGTCGGGTTTACCCACTTTGGTCTTCCGATAGTCCTCATTGGCTTTGGGTTTTTCATCGTCAGCGCCGTTTTAGGCATACGCGGCTACCGCACCGTTCAGCGCCACAATGCACGGACACTCGCTATCGAAGCCGCCCAGCGGGATCGATCAGCCGCCATTGCTGAGATGGCGGCTGCCATTGGCGCGACGCTTGATTACCAAACAATCCTCGAAGCGGCGGTGAACGCGGGGGTTATGGCGCTGCGAGAAGGCATTGAACACAGCCGCCTTGTGGGGATGGTTTTGCGCAAGGAAACAGATGCCAAACTGCACGTTGCCTTTTCGCGGCGGTTAACCGTCCATGACCAGCGGTTCGTCGTGGCAGGAAAAGCCGGTGTCCTTTACGAGGCAATGCAGCGTGCCGAGCCAATCATTGTGAACAATGGCATTGATGACCCTGAACTCGGCTACTATGTCGCCTTTCAAGAATGCAACTCAATCCTTGTTATTCCCCTGCGGGTGAACTACCAACCCTATGGTTTATTGGTTTATGGATCGCCGGAATACAACGCCTTCTCCCGCGATCATGTGGCGTTGATTAGCGCCATTGGGACGCAGGCAAGCATCGCCCTCCAAAATGCCGAGCTTTTCCAAAACCTTCGTGAGGAAAAAGAGAAAATTATCACTGCCGATGAAGAAGCGCGGAAAAAACTTGCCCGCGATCTGCATGACGGACCGACACAGACAGTCTCCGCCATTGCCATGCGGGTGAGCTATGCCCGCCAGATGTTTGACCGCGACCCAAGCGTTGTTCGCACCGAACTCGATAAGATTGAGGAAATCGCCCGACGGATGACCGATGAAATCCGCCATATGTTGTTCACCCTTCGCCCGCTGATTCTGGAAACACAGGGGCTTGCTGCTGCACTAGAGCAACTGCGAGGCAAACTGCGGGAGACGCACGGGCTTGATCTTGCTGTTGCGGTGCAGCCGAACCTTGTTGAACTTGTCCCCGGTCATATTCAGGGGACGCTTTTCTATATTGTGGAGGAAGCGCTCAATAACGCCCGCAAACACGCCCAAGCACGTCATCACGTTGTGCGGCTGTATCGGAAAGACAATTATCTTGTCACCGAAATAGAGGACGACGGGGCGGGCTTTGATGTAGGGGCAGTCATGGGCGGCTATAGTGAGCGCAACAAAATGAGTTTGGGGATGCTGAATATGCACGAGCGTGCTGAATTGATCGATTCGACGCTCAAGATTGAGAGCGCCCTCGGGCGCGGCACACGGATCACCATTGTGACGCCCCTTCCCGAACAACGTCCCCCTAATCGCCCCAACAATAGCGGGCGTAATGCAACGGCACGGGTATCTTAG
- a CDS encoding AAA family ATPase, with protein sequence MMNERDRLHLFAPYLPTDRFRALLSGVDLPAQTHGAALMVDMSGFTQMAVDLVVKYGESAGERLGRRLNPMFELIAGQIFHHGGSVIRFLGDGFTAWFDDTHRPTAETSPRPLPGVLRAVVAGMGIQEVMHIYKELRHKICVGVGEADRWVVGMPSYGLNDVLSGEAVSRMISLSGEAQPEQVMVHRDALPTLRAAHIGLEITDTGNALITAVPRAIQDSARAYRWMPYDAGDDLSGALERIAPFVDAALRERIESGIGNFSDELRHAIPMFIQVEVSSNALNPQAALNHYVCGVQEKIAVFGGRLMSVEVSDKGSVLFVVFGAPITYGDDAERALRFAMTLREMTAGLPNIAAQNIGVSRGLLFAGIVGGEMRHEYSTIGDETNIAARLMTAAQEGQILVTSAVRKTAGGRIVFRELPSISVKGRGEPIPIYEPIASRAAPTHEILGAFVGREGQIAALRRAASAVMSGYARAFSIEGIEGIGKSRLIRETAQMLSGFRLVMGECLSTGQDTPYMAWGTILYALFDLGSDLPPERAAAAITEQVKRVYPDGVGRLPFLGDVLQLPFEETETTAQLDGLTRREAVFALITEMVIALAKVAPLFLVIEDMQWIDEVSALLAVDLVRRLSVDAAPILLCLTFRPLASNEDVSQHLLQALTETHFYTALTLHEFDLGDLHAFVEAHLDSLTPPDLSTFLYERTQGNPLFARELMDALIESGYIKQQGDAVVIIRDLSQARLPLSIRELVQARIDRLSDLDRLILKVAAVIGRDFSMRILHESVPVPIPETELMQRLNTLETQEFAYLISADPDPVYRFRHAITQEVAYEGLLGEQRAMLHQAVAVAMRIYQPEAHELLAHHFSHGRNSDEAWVYLVLAGEKAFRDYANGSALKYYGQALDISKDDEERFEILQRLIVIYLRVGDMTDAFERLTTLGFLADEAGEPSWIAAAHLLRGQYYAQTSAFPDAFREAQQTITLAESLNDDSLAWEGYMLMRTALLSLNQRDRVVRSNLDLKMQRLADRLRDPRHTIGLLLTQFDDMYAEDPEQAIQGAHIALMRAEQEGNPLLVADCYAVLVDLYVRQSDLAATYEAAERQREQLHQIGDRRREGLTMNRLGYLLLELGQMTAANQMLQDAYQILHQIGERAGKAANLMNLGLIAESRGALEEGLAYINRALLAQRELNATVEGTLTLFFQGNILLAKGNLDEAANAFETAVGILEITPRVRHPLTRVEIESGLGAVDMARGHYATAHARLSPLILRLGRRQISGLCRPTLAYQRALTTLLKVGDTERASLLKTACRNAFIPLRSWLRGRGWERGWLTTIPHHRELFGEGS encoded by the coding sequence ATGATGAACGAACGAGATCGTCTTCACCTCTTTGCTCCCTACCTTCCGACAGATCGCTTTCGGGCGCTCTTGAGCGGTGTCGATCTGCCGGCGCAAACGCACGGCGCTGCGCTTATGGTCGATATGTCGGGGTTCACCCAAATGGCGGTTGATCTCGTCGTCAAGTATGGTGAAAGCGCAGGTGAACGCCTCGGGCGGCGTCTGAACCCCATGTTTGAATTGATCGCCGGACAAATTTTTCATCATGGCGGCAGCGTGATTCGCTTTCTTGGTGATGGCTTTACCGCATGGTTTGATGATACCCATCGTCCCACCGCTGAAACCAGCCCACGCCCTCTCCCCGGCGTTTTGCGGGCGGTGGTTGCCGGAATGGGCATACAGGAGGTCATGCATATCTACAAAGAACTTCGCCACAAAATCTGTGTCGGCGTTGGGGAGGCGGATCGTTGGGTTGTTGGGATGCCCAGTTATGGCTTAAATGATGTCCTCTCTGGCGAAGCGGTCTCCCGCATGATCAGCCTGAGCGGAGAGGCGCAGCCAGAGCAAGTTATGGTTCACCGCGATGCGCTCCCCACCCTTCGTGCTGCCCACATTGGGCTAGAAATTACCGATACCGGGAACGCCCTCATCACCGCTGTTCCTCGGGCGATTCAAGACAGCGCCCGCGCCTACCGCTGGATGCCCTATGATGCAGGGGATGATTTGAGCGGCGCCCTAGAGCGAATTGCCCCTTTTGTTGATGCCGCCCTCCGCGAGCGAATCGAGAGCGGCATTGGGAACTTTAGCGACGAACTGCGCCACGCCATTCCTATGTTTATCCAAGTGGAGGTCTCGTCCAATGCGCTAAATCCGCAAGCCGCGCTAAATCATTATGTGTGCGGGGTTCAAGAAAAAATTGCCGTCTTTGGCGGACGGCTGATGTCCGTTGAGGTCAGCGATAAAGGAAGTGTCCTGTTCGTCGTCTTTGGTGCGCCCATCACCTATGGTGACGACGCCGAACGTGCGCTCCGCTTTGCGATGACCCTCCGCGAGATGACGGCGGGTTTGCCGAACATTGCAGCCCAAAATATCGGTGTCAGCCGAGGGCTACTGTTTGCTGGCATTGTCGGTGGGGAGATGCGTCACGAATACAGCACCATTGGCGATGAGACAAATATCGCTGCCCGCCTAATGACCGCTGCCCAAGAGGGGCAAATCCTCGTGACCTCGGCGGTGCGCAAAACGGCGGGTGGGCGTATCGTTTTCCGCGAACTCCCCTCAATCAGCGTCAAAGGGCGTGGCGAGCCGATTCCTATCTATGAGCCAATTGCCAGCCGTGCCGCCCCCACACACGAAATCCTCGGCGCATTTGTTGGACGGGAAGGGCAAATCGCTGCTCTGCGTCGGGCGGCAAGCGCCGTCATGAGCGGTTATGCCCGCGCCTTCAGTATAGAAGGGATAGAAGGAATAGGGAAAAGTCGCTTGATTCGGGAAACTGCCCAAATGCTTTCGGGGTTTCGCTTGGTGATGGGCGAATGCCTTAGTACTGGACAAGACACCCCCTATATGGCGTGGGGGACTATCCTCTATGCCCTGTTTGATTTGGGGAGCGATCTCCCCCCCGAACGCGCCGCCGCCGCCATTACTGAACAAGTTAAACGGGTGTACCCTGATGGCGTGGGGCGCTTGCCCTTTTTGGGCGATGTCTTACAACTTCCCTTTGAGGAAACCGAAACCACTGCGCAACTAGATGGCTTGACGCGGCGTGAAGCGGTTTTCGCCCTCATCACCGAGATGGTTATCGCCCTGGCAAAAGTTGCTCCTTTATTCCTTGTGATAGAAGATATGCAGTGGATTGATGAAGTCTCGGCACTTTTGGCGGTTGATCTTGTCCGCCGCCTAAGTGTAGACGCCGCGCCCATTTTGCTATGCCTTACCTTTCGCCCACTGGCAAGCAATGAGGACGTTTCTCAACACCTTTTGCAGGCACTGACAGAAACCCATTTCTACACAGCGCTCACCCTTCACGAATTTGACTTAGGCGACCTTCATGCCTTTGTCGAAGCGCATCTAGACTCCCTTACCCCGCCTGATTTGTCTACCTTCCTCTATGAACGGACGCAGGGAAATCCCTTGTTTGCCCGTGAACTTATGGATGCCCTGATCGAATCGGGCTATATCAAACAACAGGGCGATGCTGTGGTAATCATCCGTGATCTCAGCCAAGCACGCTTACCGCTCTCGATTCGGGAGCTTGTCCAAGCGCGGATTGACCGCCTCAGCGACTTGGATCGCTTGATCCTCAAAGTGGCGGCGGTGATCGGGCGCGATTTCTCCATGCGTATCCTTCATGAGAGCGTCCCTGTGCCAATCCCCGAAACGGAACTCATGCAGCGTCTGAATACGCTAGAAACACAGGAATTCGCCTACCTCATTAGCGCCGACCCCGACCCTGTTTACCGCTTTCGCCATGCCATTACCCAAGAGGTTGCCTATGAAGGCTTGCTAGGGGAACAGCGGGCAATGCTTCACCAAGCCGTTGCCGTAGCAATGCGCATCTACCAACCGGAGGCACATGAACTGCTTGCCCACCACTTTTCACACGGGCGCAACAGCGATGAGGCATGGGTCTATCTTGTTTTAGCCGGGGAGAAAGCCTTCCGCGATTATGCCAACGGCTCTGCCCTAAAATATTATGGGCAAGCACTGGATATCTCCAAAGATGACGAAGAACGGTTTGAAATTCTTCAACGCCTCATTGTGATCTATTTGCGTGTTGGCGATATGACCGATGCCTTTGAACGGCTGACCACACTTGGGTTTCTGGCTGACGAAGCGGGCGAACCTAGCTGGATTGCCGCTGCGCACCTGCTGCGTGGTCAGTATTACGCCCAGACCAGCGCCTTCCCCGACGCTTTTCGTGAGGCACAGCAGACGATCACCCTTGCCGAGTCGCTCAACGATGACAGCTTGGCATGGGAAGGGTATATGCTAATGCGCACGGCGCTGCTCAGTTTAAACCAACGGGATCGTGTCGTTCGCTCCAACCTCGATCTAAAAATGCAGCGCTTGGCAGATCGCTTGCGCGATCCGCGCCATACGATAGGCTTATTGCTCACCCAGTTTGATGATATGTATGCCGAAGACCCCGAACAGGCAATTCAAGGAGCGCATATCGCCCTGATGCGAGCTGAACAGGAAGGCAATCCCCTTTTGGTGGCGGATTGCTATGCCGTCTTGGTCGATCTCTACGTTCGGCAAAGCGACCTTGCCGCCACCTATGAGGCAGCCGAACGCCAGCGCGAACAGTTACATCAGATTGGGGATCGCCGCCGCGAAGGGCTGACCATGAACCGTCTTGGCTACCTCTTGCTTGAATTAGGGCAAATGACTGCCGCCAACCAGATGTTGCAAGATGCTTATCAAATCCTTCACCAGATTGGCGAGCGTGCGGGCAAGGCGGCAAACCTGATGAATTTAGGCTTGATTGCCGAATCACGCGGGGCGTTGGAAGAAGGCTTGGCATACATCAACCGTGCCCTTTTGGCACAACGAGAATTGAATGCAACGGTAGAGGGGACGCTCACCCTCTTTTTTCAGGGAAATATTTTGCTGGCAAAAGGGAATCTGGACGAGGCAGCAAATGCCTTTGAAACCGCTGTGGGAATCCTTGAGATAACTCCCCGTGTGCGTCATCCCCTTACCCGTGTGGAGATTGAATCGGGCTTGGGAGCGGTGGATATGGCGCGGGGGCATTATGCGACGGCACACGCACGCCTTTCCCCGCTCATCTTGCGGCTAGGACGGCGGCAAATCAGCGGGTTATGTCGTCCCACCCTCGCCTATCAACGGGCATTGACCACCTTGCTCAAAGTGGGCGATACAGAACGGGCGTCCCTCCTGAAAACAGCCTGTCGAAATGCCTTTATCCCCTTGCGCAGTTGGCTGCGCGGACGGGGTTGGGAACGCGGTTGGCTAACGACCATCCCTCACCATCGGGAGTTATTTGGAGAAGGATCATGA
- a CDS encoding gamma-glutamyl-gamma-aminobutyrate hydrolase family protein, whose amino-acid sequence MKPRIGVTTGYKNGVQQVDHHYIRAVEVGGGIPLIVPMVEDASTAQEFATLLDGLIMIGGPAITKGLIGALPPDLGETDPIRIHADELIFAALSDRPVLGICYGMQFINAQAGGTIYADVLAQRPNTLLHSADRGSPGHTVTFAEGSRLAVLLGRRELAVNSHHIQAVRDLGTGLHAVGFSPDGIIEGLESEDGRLLGVQFHPERMLAETLPLFEGFIQNCRKG is encoded by the coding sequence ATGAAACCACGAATCGGCGTCACAACCGGCTACAAAAACGGCGTTCAGCAGGTTGATCATCATTACATCCGGGCGGTTGAGGTGGGCGGCGGTATTCCGCTGATTGTTCCCATGGTCGAGGACGCATCCACTGCCCAAGAATTCGCCACCCTTCTTGATGGGTTAATCATGATTGGCGGACCCGCCATTACGAAGGGCTTGATCGGCGCACTCCCGCCCGATCTTGGGGAGACAGACCCTATACGCATCCACGCTGATGAACTGATCTTCGCCGCACTTTCGGATCGTCCTGTGTTAGGCATTTGTTATGGAATGCAGTTCATCAATGCCCAAGCCGGCGGGACAATCTACGCCGATGTCCTCGCCCAACGCCCCAACACCCTCCTCCACAGCGCAGATCGGGGCAGCCCAGGACATACGGTAACTTTTGCCGAGGGATCGCGCCTTGCCGTGCTTTTGGGGCGGCGTGAATTGGCAGTGAACAGCCACCATATTCAAGCAGTGCGCGATCTTGGTACGGGGCTGCACGCGGTGGGCTTTTCCCCAGATGGCATTATTGAAGGGTTGGAATCGGAGGATGGGCGCTTGCTTGGCGTTCAGTTTCACCCAGAGCGCATGTTGGCGGAAACACTGCCGCTTTTCGAGGGGTTTATTCAGAACTGCCGGAAGGGGTAA
- a CDS encoding sigma-70 family RNA polymerase sigma factor, producing MGACLAFSFTQSACWRKHCRFSRGLFRTAGRGNTVTDENERRWLAAARLGDEAAFGELVGLHQNAVYNLAYRMLGNRTEAEDAGQETFLRAYANLDRYDMDRPFRTWLLSITSNYCIDRLRRRRLTYLSLDEPLPPNPALQSSDEEPEDAVITNERNALIQKLLSDLSPEYRAAVVLHYWYDYSYQEIAEMLKTTESAVKSRLFRARQALAQKIETLPDAARLVGNWQDGD from the coding sequence ATGGGCGCTTGCTTGGCGTTCAGTTTCACCCAGAGCGCATGTTGGCGGAAACACTGCCGCTTTTCGAGGGGTTTATTCAGAACTGCCGGAAGGGGTAACACCGTGACGGACGAAAACGAACGCCGCTGGCTTGCCGCTGCTCGCTTGGGAGATGAGGCGGCTTTTGGCGAACTTGTTGGTCTGCATCAAAACGCCGTCTATAACCTTGCCTACCGCATGTTAGGCAATCGGACGGAGGCGGAAGATGCTGGACAAGAGACATTCCTTCGTGCCTATGCCAACTTAGATCGCTATGATATGGATCGCCCCTTTCGGACGTGGCTGCTCTCGATTACTTCAAACTATTGTATTGACCGTTTACGCCGTCGCCGCCTGACATATCTCTCCCTTGATGAACCTCTTCCGCCAAATCCGGCACTCCAAAGTAGCGACGAAGAACCCGAAGATGCCGTAATAACAAATGAACGGAATGCATTGATTCAAAAACTGCTCAGCGATCTCTCGCCAGAGTATCGCGCCGCCGTTGTCCTTCATTATTGGTACGACTACTCGTATCAAGAGATTGCCGAAATGCTGAAAACGACGGAAAGTGCGGTGAAGAGTCGGCTTTTTCGGGCGCGGCAGGCGTTGGCGCAAAAGATCGAGACACTACCCGACGCAGCGCGTTTGGTGGGCAACTGGCAGGACGGAGACTAA
- a CDS encoding transposase, whose amino-acid sequence MLPKALSVRVHSRPHCQLELDRDVNAAINILALALPSPPRSGGQVLT is encoded by the coding sequence TTGCTGCCAAAAGCCTTGTCTGTTCGGGTGCATTCTCGCCCTCATTGTCAGCTTGAACTGGATCGTGATGTCAACGCCGCGATAAATATCCTTGCCTTAGCCTTGCCAAGTCCGCCTAGATCAGGTGGTCAGGTGCTAACGTAG
- a CDS encoding methionine--tRNA ligase, translating to MPDNTSEFIHVSVAWPYANGDLHVGHLAGAYLPADIFARYHRLRGNRVLMVSGSDAHGTPIVVEADKRGISPRNLFTHYHQRFLETQRALGISYDLFTHTDTANHHRVAQDVFRRLLAGGYLYRETQKQLYSESEGRFLPDRFVEGECPICHYPNARGDQCDNCQNLLDALDLINPRSKTDGSTPIIRETEHYFLNLKAFIPQLKAYLTTNKDHWRSHVISVSRNKVDDLLGRPITRDIDWGIAVPVEGFEKKRMYVWFEAVMGYLTASIEWAANQGEPKAWKDWWYNPAARIYNFLGKDNIEFHTIIWQAELLGVSGLYAEGEAINLPYDVPANEFMNIEGQKFSKSRNWAVWLPDILERYDPDAIRYAVAQAMPEAKDSDWSWADFVARNNNELVAAWGNLVNRMLGFARKNFDGVIPTPGALTDDDQAILARAEGAFSIVGDLIGAVKLRAALNEAMAVVREANAYLDKRAPWKRVKEDKADAGTAVYVVLRVIDNLKILLAPFLPFTAERLHTYLGYTEPLFGVGKIVTYTEDGADDHDALIYDPTGATGYWAVSNLQPGVALPEAAALFKKLGTTDAEATAIIEAERARMGQPYGG from the coding sequence ATGCCCGATAATACCTCTGAGTTTATTCATGTCTCGGTGGCGTGGCCCTACGCCAATGGCGATCTCCATGTGGGGCATTTGGCAGGGGCATACCTCCCCGCCGATATTTTCGCCCGCTACCACCGTCTGCGCGGAAACCGCGTCCTCATGGTCAGCGGCTCCGATGCGCACGGCACACCCATTGTTGTAGAGGCGGACAAGCGCGGCATCTCCCCGCGTAACCTGTTCACCCACTACCACCAACGCTTTTTGGAAACCCAACGGGCGCTTGGCATTAGCTACGATCTGTTCACCCACACAGACACGGCGAACCATCACCGCGTGGCGCAGGATGTCTTCCGCCGCCTTTTAGCGGGCGGCTACCTCTATCGAGAGACGCAAAAGCAGCTTTACAGCGAGAGCGAGGGGCGCTTTCTGCCGGATCGCTTTGTGGAGGGGGAGTGTCCAATCTGCCATTACCCCAACGCACGCGGCGATCAGTGCGATAACTGTCAAAACTTGCTGGACGCCCTCGACCTGATCAACCCCCGCAGCAAGACGGATGGCAGCACCCCTATCATCCGCGAGACAGAGCATTACTTCCTCAACCTAAAGGCGTTTATCCCCCAACTGAAGGCATACCTCACCACCAACAAAGATCACTGGCGTTCCCACGTGATCAGCGTCTCGCGCAACAAAGTGGATGACCTTCTTGGACGCCCAATTACCCGCGACATTGACTGGGGTATTGCCGTGCCAGTGGAAGGCTTTGAGAAAAAACGGATGTACGTCTGGTTCGAGGCGGTCATGGGCTACCTCACCGCCAGCATCGAATGGGCGGCGAATCAGGGTGAGCCAAAGGCATGGAAAGACTGGTGGTATAACCCCGCCGCCCGCATTTACAACTTCCTCGGCAAAGACAACATCGAGTTCCACACGATTATCTGGCAAGCGGAACTCTTAGGCGTCTCCGGCTTATATGCCGAGGGTGAGGCGATCAACCTTCCTTACGATGTTCCGGCGAACGAATTCATGAACATCGAAGGGCAAAAATTCAGCAAGAGCCGCAATTGGGCGGTCTGGTTGCCCGATATTCTGGAACGCTACGATCCCGATGCGATCCGCTATGCGGTGGCGCAGGCGATGCCCGAAGCCAAGGATTCCGATTGGAGTTGGGCAGATTTTGTGGCACGAAACAACAATGAATTGGTTGCCGCGTGGGGCAACCTCGTCAATCGGATGCTTGGCTTTGCCCGCAAAAACTTTGACGGCGTGATCCCCACGCCGGGGGCGCTGACAGACGACGATCAGGCGATCCTCGCCCGTGCCGAAGGCGCCTTTTCTATCGTGGGCGATCTGATCGGCGCGGTCAAGCTCCGTGCCGCCTTGAATGAGGCGATGGCGGTGGTGCGCGAGGCAAATGCTTACCTTGACAAACGCGCCCCTTGGAAGCGAGTCAAAGAGGACAAGGCAGATGCGGGAACGGCGGTCTATGTCGTGCTGCGGGTGATTGATAACCTCAAGATTCTCCTCGCCCCGTTTTTGCCGTTCACGGCGGAGCGTCTCCATACCTATTTGGGCTATACAGAGCCGCTCTTTGGGGTAGGGAAAATCGTCACCTATACTGAGGACGGCGCCGATGACCATGACGCTTTGATCTACGACCCAACAGGGGCAACGGGATATTGGGCGGTCAGTAACCTCCAGCCGGGGGTGGCGCTCCCCGAAGCGGCGGCGTTGTTCAAGAAACTAGGGACAACGGATGCAGAAGCAACCGCCATCATTGAGGCAGAGCGGGCGCGGATGGGACAGCCCTACGGCGGGTGA